The Prevotella melaninogenica genome has a segment encoding these proteins:
- the rpsF gene encoding 30S ribosomal protein S6 — translation MNQYETVFILTPVLSDEQMKETVAKFKKLLTDNGAEILNEEAWGLKKLAYNIQKKSSGFYALLEFNAEPTVIDTLETGFRRDEKVIRYITVKQDKYSAAYAEKRRAKWAAKKEA, via the coding sequence ATGAATCAATACGAAACCGTTTTCATTTTGACTCCCGTTTTGTCTGATGAACAGATGAAGGAAACGGTCGCTAAATTCAAGAAACTGCTCACCGACAATGGCGCTGAGATCTTGAACGAGGAGGCCTGGGGTTTGAAGAAGTTGGCTTACAACATCCAGAAGAAGTCATCTGGCTTCTACGCATTGTTGGAGTTCAACGCAGAACCAACAGTTATCGACACTCTCGAGACCGGCTTCCGTCGTGACGAGAAGGTTATTCGTTACATCACCGTTAAGCAGGACAAGTATTCTGCAGCTTATGCTGAGAAACGTCGTGCTAAATGGGCAGCTAAAAAGGAGGCTTAA
- the rpsR gene encoding 30S ribosomal protein S18 → MAEQKSEIRYLTAPSIDTKKKKYCRFKKSGIKYIDYKDGEFLKKFLNEQGKILPRRITGTSLKYQRRVAQAVKRARQIALLPYVTDLMK, encoded by the coding sequence ATGGCAGAGCAGAAATCAGAAATCCGTTATTTGACCGCTCCTTCTATCGATACAAAGAAGAAGAAGTATTGCCGTTTCAAGAAGAGCGGTATTAAGTACATCGATTATAAGGATGGCGAGTTCTTGAAGAAGTTCCTCAATGAGCAGGGTAAGATTCTTCCTCGTCGTATTACAGGTACTTCTTTGAAGTATCAGCGTCGTGTGGCTCAAGCTGTTAAGCGTGCACGCCAGATTGCGCTCCTTCCATACGTAACCGATTTGATGAAGTAA
- the rplI gene encoding 50S ribosomal protein L9, giving the protein MEIILKEDIIGLGYKNDIINVKNGYGRNYLIPTGKGIIASSSAKKQLAENLKQQASKLAALKAEAEKKAAQLNGVELVIATKVSATGVTYGSVNAATVVEELAKRGIEIDRKIVTMRDMKKVGTSEATVHFHKEVEVKIPVTVVAENQPAPAVEEAPVEQPAEAPVAEEETPAAE; this is encoded by the coding sequence ATGGAAATTATTTTGAAAGAAGATATTATCGGTCTTGGATACAAGAACGATATCATTAATGTGAAGAACGGCTATGGCCGTAACTATCTCATCCCAACTGGTAAGGGTATCATCGCTTCTTCATCTGCAAAGAAGCAGTTGGCAGAGAACTTGAAGCAGCAGGCTTCTAAGCTCGCAGCTCTCAAGGCTGAGGCAGAGAAGAAGGCAGCTCAGTTGAATGGTGTAGAGCTTGTTATTGCAACTAAGGTATCTGCTACTGGCGTAACTTACGGTTCAGTAAACGCAGCTACTGTTGTTGAGGAACTCGCTAAGCGTGGTATTGAAATCGATCGTAAGATTGTTACAATGCGCGATATGAAGAAGGTTGGCACATCTGAGGCTACTGTACACTTCCACAAGGAGGTTGAGGTTAAGATTCCTGTAACTGTTGTTGCAGAGAACCAGCCTGCACCTGCTGTTGAGGAGGCTCCAGTAGAGCAGCCAGCAGAGGCACCTGTAGCTGAGGAGGAGACTCCAGCAGCTGAGTAA